CACCAGCGTGCGCTCGAGGACTACGAAGGCAAGGCGCTCCTGGTGGTGAACGTTGCCTCGGAGTGCGGGCTGACGCCGCACTACGCAGGCCTGCAAGCGCTGTACGAGAAGTACCGGGAGCAGGGCCTCTTGGTGCTGGGCTTCCCCTGCAATCAGTTCGGCGCCCAGGAGCCGGGCTCCGAGGAGGAGATCCAGCAGTTTTGCTCGACCAAGTACGCCGTGACCTTTCCGTTGTTCGCCAAGATCGATGTCAACGGGGAGGCCCGCCATCCGCTGTACGCTTGGCTCACGTCCCAGGACACCGCTCCGGACGGCCCCGGGGACATCGCGTGGAACTTCGCCAAGTTCGTGGTGGGGCGCGATGGCAAGGTGCTGGCGCGTTTCGCCCCGCAGACGGAGCCGGACAGCGCGGAGCTGAGGCAAGCGGTCGAACGTGCGTTGGGTTGAAGGCCTCGTCGCGGCGTCGTGCGTCGCCTGCGCCGCTGACCCTCCGCCCAGGACTCCGACGCCGGCGCCCATCCCGCGAGTAGCGCCCAAGAAGAAGAAGGAAGCGCCGGAGTGCGGGCTCGCTCCGCGGGTGCGTGAATCGGAGCCCGTCCTCACGCTGGTCGACGCCGGCGCGGAGCCTCGGCGGGAGCTCCGCTTCGTGGGGACCGTGGGCGAGCGCGTGAGCTTGGACATGGCAGAAGAAGCCACGCTGTCGGCGGCTCCGGCACCCGTGCTCGTGCGTTTCTCGGTGGATGCGCAGGTGACCGCCGTGAAGGACGGCATCACCCGCTTGAGCCTGGGCCTTGGCAACCTCGAGGTACCAGAGCGCGAGGGCGTGCCGGTGGGTTTCTACGAAGGGGTGCGGCAGGCGCTCGGCCCCACGAGCGGCGTGAGAGGGGAGGCCCAGGTGGATCCCGGCGGGCCCGTGCTGGTCGAGCTGTCCGAAGGGGAGGACTCCGGCCTGGGACGCAAGCTTCGGACGAATTTGCTCCGCTTCGCGGTGGCGGTGCCCCGGGAGCCCGTGGGGGTCGGCGCGAAGTGGGAAGTGAAGAGCGAAACCGAGATGGGGTTGCACCTCGACGCCGTGACACGCTTCGAGCTGACGGAGCTCGCCGGAACGGGCGCAACGGTGAAGGTGCACAGCTCCGTACGCTCCACTGGCACGGCGCCGGCCATCTGTGCCGCCCCCGCAGTGGTGGTCGAGCCGATGACGTTCACCATGACGGGAGAGCGCACCGTGAGCTT
This portion of the Polyangiaceae bacterium genome encodes:
- a CDS encoding glutathione peroxidase; the encoded protein is MKIFDFSAKGIDGHQRALEDYEGKALLVVNVASECGLTPHYAGLQALYEKYREQGLLVLGFPCNQFGAQEPGSEEEIQQFCSTKYAVTFPLFAKIDVNGEARHPLYAWLTSQDTAPDGPGDIAWNFAKFVVGRDGKVLARFAPQTEPDSAELRQAVERALG